The nucleotide window AGCGTACCGGTGAACGCCACGCCCGTTGCCGGCCTGATTGCCGCCAGCTCTTCAGGCTGATTAGCCAGAATTAATGACTCATAGCCGCCCCAGGAGTAGGCCATGCTGAAGTGCGCAAAATGGTCGAGATAGTCAGCCAGCTGCCGATCGGTTAGCCGCGCCTTCAGGACAAAAGAGAACAGGCCGCTGCTGCCGGTAAAATCCCGTTGCCAGAAAGCGTGCCCTTTACATTGCGGCAGAGCCGGGTGGTTTACCACGGCAACTTCCGGCCGCCCGGCCAGCCAGTTGGCTACTTTAATGCTGCTCTCTTCATGCTGACGAAGACGGACCGCCAGCGTTCTCAGCCCCCTGCTGGCCATATAGGCGGTATCCGCATCGACCATCTGGCCCATCAGATAGGAGTTCTCACGCAGTTGCGGCCAGCAGCGCTCGTTGGCGACCGCCGTCCCGATCATCGCGTCTGAGTGACCAATCAGATATTTGGTGCCAGCCTGAATGGAAATGTCGATGCCGAACTCCAGTGCGCGAAACAGGATCCCCGCCGCCCAGGTGTTATCAATCATGATCACGGCGTCAGGGGCTTTGCTGCGAACGGCGGCCACGATCGCCGGGATATCCTGCACCTCCATGGTGATGGAGGCGGGGGATTCAAGGAAAACAACGCGAGTCGTCGGCTGCACCAGTTCG belongs to Erwinia pyri and includes:
- the metC gene encoding cystathionine beta-lyase; this translates as MTSKKIETALIAAGRSKRYTQGSVNSVIQRASSLVFDSVAEKKRCTAGRADGELFYGRRGTLTHFSLQEAMTELEGGAGCALYPCGAAAVANAILAFVSAGDNVLMAGSVYEPTQDFCTKILSKMNVSTTWFDHCLGAEIAELVQPTTRVVFLESPASITMEVQDIPAIVAAVRSKAPDAVIMIDNTWAAGILFRALEFGIDISIQAGTKYLIGHSDAMIGTAVANERCWPQLRENSYLMGQMVDADTAYMASRGLRTLAVRLRQHEESSIKVANWLAGRPEVAVVNHPALPQCKGHAFWQRDFTGSSGLFSFVLKARLTDRQLADYLDHFAHFSMAYSWGGYESLILANQPEELAAIRPATGVAFTGTLVRLHIGLENVDDLIEDLAAGFDRLSGQIS